A segment of the Toxotes jaculatrix isolate fToxJac2 chromosome 2, fToxJac2.pri, whole genome shotgun sequence genome:
TCTCAACCATAAAAATGTAGGTGAGAAGCACACATTCATCATATTACTAAAAAAGAACACATtacaataaatcaaatgaacatacaacaataaataatacattcaCTTTGTTTAGAGAGACATTTTTTCTGTCCACCTACTAGCCATCATtggctgggggaaaaaaaaggcagagtcTTGGCGAATGTGTACATGTGGTAAATCCACTTGAGCTtcatcaaagaaagaaaaatggcagGAAAAAGAACGTGGCGTCCTGTTGTGGTCCAGAATCACAGAACAGCACTGTCATATATCTGTTGGTCTCCAAAGAGGCCACTAGCTTGCACTAGACAATATCTGGTGAGGGCCAAGTAAGTAAAGCTAGTGCATTCAGGTTTTTtctctgacagagaaaacaacaaatgacGTCTTGCACTTTTCCCCTGATAGAACAGCTCTGATcttggagattttttttcctctgagtcaGGACCTTGGCAGTTAGAGCAACAGATTTCCATTGCTCATGAATGCTGATCGTATGGCCTGTTTTTAATGACAAGTTAATAAGTTaagttacatttaaaaataaagattacACCGATCTAAATTATTGTTATTGAGCATCTTCTCCCGACGGCAGCTTGAGCAAGAAGGTAGAAACTTGTGGTCCCTTTACACTGTTAATATTGATTATTACTGGTTAGGCTACTATTTGGCTACTGTTGCGAGCAGGACGACTATAGTCATACAGGTAAGACTAACTCCATGCAGACACTGACAATGTCCTAAATAAGACAAGGGGCAGTTCTATGATATGCAATGATAGGTCCATAGGATGTGGGAGAACATCAGATCCTCTACTGACCTTTTCTCCAAGTTCATCTCACATCTGCTCTGGTCTCCCATACTGGGCACCATGCGTAGGTCAATACAGGGAGTCACACTTCCCTTCCCCAGTTACAGTCCTTGTGGACTCCAGCTGAAGTTAACCATCCACAGTAGCTCACACTATACATCTGTACGCATCTTAGTGATATTTACGTAGTTAGTGTTGGAAAGGGtgcagtttcctgttttcatggcCTCTGGTCTGAAGTCCTCAGTGCTGTGATTCACAGCCTCCTGGATCTCCACATAGTCTGATTTACTGAGAGTGGATCCACTGCCGCTCCGCCCACTCTTCTTCAGATCGTCAGCTGAGCTGGCTTTAGGTACACTTGGGATATTCAGATACTGTGCCTGCTCCTCACCCTCCGTCTCTCTGTGGTAGAAGTAGTTGAAATTTGACACGATGACAGGTACAGGCAGGGCAATAGTCAGCACACCAGCAATTGCACAGAGAGACCCCACAATCTTTCCTCCGATGGTTGTTGGGACCATGTCTCCATAGCCTACAGTGGTCATGGAAACCACGGCCCACCAAAAGGCCTCAGGGATGCTGCTGAACTGGGAATGTGGCTCGTCTGCTTCTGCAAAGTAGACAGCACTGGAGAAGAGGATCACACCGATaaacaggaagaagatgaggaggccCAGCTCACGCATACTGGCCTTCAGAGTCTGTCCCAAGATCTGGAGCCCCTTGGAGTGACGTGAAAGTTTGAATATACGAAACACCCTGACTAGACGAATGACACGGAGAATAGCCAAAGACATAGCCTGCTGGCCTGCCTGGCTGTCCTCTGGTCTCTCTGCTAGCTCTGTGCCCAGTGTGATGAAGTAGGGGATGATTGCCACAATATCAATGATATTCATGATGTTGCCAAAAAATCCAGCTTTACTGGGACAAGCAAAGAACCTAACTAGGAACTCAAAAGAGAACCAGATGATGCAGAGGGTCTCCACGATGAAGAACGGATCTGTAAAATATGTTGTGCTATCAGAGGTAGAGGTGGCATTGTACATGGACTGGGGTGAATACTTGTACATCTCCTCATCATCATTTCGGAAAACTGGCAGTGTCTCTAGACAGAAGCTGACAATAGAGATAAGAATCACCATGACAGAGATGATGGCAATGATGCGAGCAGGACCTGAGCTCTCTGGATATTCAAACAGCAGCCACACTTGTCTCTGAAATTCATTCTCTGGCAGAGGCCGTTCCTCCTCCTTTATGAAACCTTCATCCTCCCTGAAGATTTCCATTGCCTCCTCACCTAACTCATAAAACCGGATTTCCTCCGAAAAAATGTCCAGGGTCACATTAACAGGCCGACGCAGCCTCCCTCCTGACTGGTAATAATACAGAATAGCATCAAAACTTGGTCGATTCCGGTCAAAAAAGTACTCGTTCCGGAGAGGATCAAAATACCTCATCCTCTTTTTGGGATCACCCAGCAGCGTCTCTGGAAACTGGGAGAGGGTCTTGAGCTGCGTCTCAAAGCGCAAGCCTGAGATGTTGATGACGACCCTCTCGCAGCACTCATGATCCGGCTCTGGGTCGTACTGGTCATGAGGCTGACCCgggtgtgctgctgcttcgtCGGCAGGGTCGCTGGTAGCAACCGTCATGCTGGAAGGAGATGGGACCTGCAGCTTTCAGACAGAGTGGGGCCACGTCGGGCCGCGAGGAGATAAAGACTCCCCACACTTGTGGGTTCAGGTACAGGCAGATCTGCCGGTGAGGAGCtacaggacaggacagaaagcagagaaagactGCAGTATTAATGTGATTACCATGTGTTTCATGCTATCCTTTGTACGCACTGAGCAACAAAAATCATACTTTTACACTGATTTATTAATCTAGTTTTTGAAGCTATATATTCTATGTGTTCATTGGCATGTAGCTCTgctcaattattttttttatttatgtgactCCCAGAAATGCTGTGTTATTTCAAAGCCTTCTTGCAAACAGGCATGAGCAGGGCAGTTGAAAATAACAGGCAGGAGGGGCAGAACCATTTGAGCGCATTGGCTCCATTGTGTCTATGTGTATTAGGTTATGAGTTCTCTCTCATTTGAGCACACTGCAGGATCAATATGATAGCCAGTAATACTGTATCAGCTCTCACAGGGTGCAATTACAACCAACAAATCTGATTACATGCTGAGTGCTCCATACAATCTCTGAGATAaatttcctctctctttatgtGTGATGAGATCAACATTCACTCCCAAAGCCAAGAAAAACTTCATCAAGCCACTGATCAAATTAATAGTTTATCAGCAGATTATATATAGGGATATTTGTCACAGCCAGTGGTTGACATAGCCCACTGCGTTACAGCAGAGCTGTTTGAGCAGTACATTGTAACCTTCAAACTTCAAGGGCCACTGCATAAAAGCTATATGTATGTCGATACTGGttgtaaaagcagcaatttccaaataaaaatcaaaaagtcCTACCTATTTTCACTGGCGCTTGTTTACAGTCTGTCCTCTAGTGGTAATGTGTAACAGGGCCCAACAGAAGTGTCCGGTCCAAAGTCAGTCCGCACGGTCAAAGCACCTCCACTCTACCAGCCATTTATCACCCGATGCGCCGGCTCTGCAGCAACGCAGCGGTGGGAGTGGGAGAGGGGACAAGGCGTGAGGATGCAGGAGTTACCTCCCTGGCCTCAGTGACCAGCATGTACATGTTGTGATGCAGCTAGGCTACAGGTTGAATCTGGGAGGGTGGAGgtgtgaggaggggaggaggtggggattTGTTAAGAATTGTTAAGCAAATATCTTAAAATGCTGGCATCAGCAAAATTTGACGCCCCCACTTCAGAACAATATGTCACCGCCTGTAGCAACAGAAAAAGGTAATCCTCCAGTGTGGTATCTGCAGAGACTTATTGAGGAAGGAGGCTGCGGGAGGCGATGCTGTCAGTATTTCTACTCGGAAGCACCCATGCTTCGGCAGATTTCATATAAGGCGAAATCACCTGTTTGATCCCCAAACAGGTCCATATTCCTCCCGAAGGTTTGCGCATCTCGGTGTTTTGGCTCactaaaatgttattttccaATTTATCTCCACATAAATTCCACCATCTTTTTTCTGATGGGGAATATCCATATGAATACACCAATGATGCACATTAGTAACAAATGGAGGCTTATGTTCACAACCCATTCCATGGAATAACGCAGTCCTCGGATGGCGTTTTCAATAGGTGAAGGACTTTTAAAGAAATCTGAGACAAAGCAGCCAAGTTCATGCACTGGGATATTCAAACATTAAATGGCAGTGCTGTAGTTGATCGGCAAGCGCGAGTGAGTTAGTTTGGAGTGGCAGGTGCCAGACATGCTCAAGCCATTTGCAGCCCTCTCCTGAGTGGATCATGGACAGCCACAATAGACTCCATGCACTAAGCAAAGCAGCATAGCATTATCTGTCGGACTACAGCATAATTTCAGATAATGGCATGCAGGAATTCACCCTGATTCTCTTGGTGCGTAGACGCATGTATATTTATCCAGTTTGTCTCCTCTTAAAAGGTGCCTTGAGGTCGTGAGTCCATTCCTTCATATCTGTCCCTCTTCCCTTATTTGACTAATCTATCCAACGGCTGTGTCATCTCATCACGACCAACTGTTTTTGAGCTGCCGGCTCTTCCCACGTCTCTCATATTTCACCATAATTCACCATAGTTGAGATGCGTGGGCTGCAGTTGGGCATCGCAACGCATACTAAGAGCTTCTTGCGCGCCTCGCCCCATCCCTTTGCGCTTCCCCTTCCCCGACACTCCTGTCCTCACTGCTCCACATTAAAGGGGAAGCATCGCCCACCACAGGGTGGAAACTGTTTTCATCAAAACATGCGCGTTTCAGGAGATAATAAGGATAAAACAACATTTGGAGGTAGAGACTAACAAGATATGAATTCCTAAAATGTTGTAATAGTCTTTGCAGGCTTGCCCtgtatgtacatttacacttgACTGCAGACACATAAGCCAGCATAGCAAATTAGTTCTGGTCcaaagatagaaagaaaataaaccaaaaaagaaTATACAAAATGTCACCAATATCAGCACAGTATTTGGTATGCAGGGATGTCTGGGAAAGTGGCAAAAAGATAAACAGCAGGGGACTTTTTCCTCTGAACTGAAATAAGGGCAATGAATTGAGGGAATGAGGGACTGGTGAGACAGCAGCTGCAATTTGTGTGCACATCCGTAACCAGTGTGTGGGCAAAAGTCCCAGGGCAGCATGTCTGAGCTTTCTTGTAACCCAGTGAGTCATTTTTATCATAGTTTGTCCCATATCttatgatttgtgtgtgtgactgggtgTGTGCAGGTTTTAATGGATACTGACAACTCCTGTGCTGtaatctgtttgtgtgcatgcccGGCCGTGTGCTTTGTTATGCTCgtctgtacaaataaaacaGGTACAATATGTTCTCAAACATTATGAGAGAAGGATTTGTAATGTGTGAGTACGCTGTCTGTGCCACCTGTGAGGTCTTTAATACATGCAGAACACAGAGGCAATCTCTAGTACAGTTTGGTGAGTCTTTGATTACGCTCTGATCATTTACAGACCTGCATACTGTATCACAGTCCGCTAATTACTGCCCCCACCTATTACGCACATGCAGGCacgcactcacactcacagggGACTGATACTAACAGCTCTTAATGCAATCACAAACTAGATGAAATTCATGCTGAGAGTCCAGCGATTATACGGTCAAGTTAACTGGTGCAGTGAAGTTCTCTCGCAGACAGTTTTCCCTGCCCTTCTTTCCTCCACTGCTTGAAAGTGGGCCAGGTGAAAACCCAGATATGTCTTCAGGCAGAGAGCGGGAATCGCacatgaaaggaaaaagagactCCACAACTCTCTTGAGAATACATGAGGAGTACTGCATGTCCTCCCCCATGATTTCCCCTCGCTCTGCCATTCTCCACAGTCCAAGGACAAGTTCAACATAACATGCGAATTCTTCACCAATCAAAGTGTCAAAATACTGATTAAGATGATGACATGGGACCACAGGGATTATAGCAGTAGCCCACTCTGCATAGATTGAATGCAAACAGTAGCTCACTCTAGGCTCACTCTGCACAGACTGTTTTCCACTCTTGCTGAAGGTCTCAATGAGGAGGAATCGACACTTTTACATAAACAGGCTGATTGATGGCTAGGAACTCTTAAATCCACATCGTccataaatgtaaatgaagagGGGCCCCATCTCTCAATGCCTTGCAGCTGAGAGCCCTGCCACCAATATCCAGTGCTCGGGGTCAGTAGTGTAACGATTCATCATCCACCACCACGTTCATAGCAATTATCTATAACACAGTTTTACTAACAGGACAGGGAAGAAGGCACTTAGAGTATGAGATATGCAATGAAGTGTGTTGGGGGACAGTTGAGTCATATTCTCTACTGactgtgatgttttatttcattcttgcatttattttgcatttacagTTTGCATACACTGTTCATGTCCCATTTCATCTTAGAATCCAGTGTTCTTAAACATGACCACGATTTTTTCTCTTAAACTCAACCAACTGGTTGAGCCCTGAACCATAGTATGCCTGGACCACAGTTTAACATTATCCTACCTGATCTATGGTGAAAGGGACAGTTGCATACTTCTAGTGATTTCCAGTGATTTGGCTTGTTTACCAGCATGGTCAGCAGTTTGGAGCTGCAATGGCTGTCACAGACAACTCATTCTCGTAAAGTCATTACTCAGTCTAATCTGGATACACAGATATTATACACATAGATTTTGATTCATTGTGACTTACGGACTGGTCATACTTCTGTGTAGAATTGACGCTGTAGGTATGGTGTTGCCATGTACCCTACACTGTAGCCTGATCCATTTATAGTTAGAAGTACCTGTTGTTCAACAAATTATTATCTCCAACTCCATCATGATCCACTCAATTTCAGTTGCCATTGTTTGGAGTACCTGAAGAAGCTCAACATAGTGGCATCGAAACTCCACCATCAATTAGCATTTTGCCTGTGCTTTTGCAGAATGACGCAGACACATCAGTGCCAGAGTATACATGCTCAGAGTGGCATAGGCTACTTGCATAggctttttcactttttggtGACACCATTATACTCCAATATTCATTGTGAATAAAAGTCCATAAATCATAGGAAAAAGACATATCTTTTAACTCCAGAACTTTCCTGAGAATCAGGGGGCACAGCGTTAGACTTTGAAAACCCACACTGAAAGAGTTTTATATTACTGGCACACAACTGACCCACAGTTTTGAGGGCCGTTAACCCTCCAACCATTTTAGATCCTCAGTTCTGTCTCCAGTTCCCTCTCACCTTCAGGATGTGCCAAGTCTCAGCAGAATGGGACCATTGattctgttttgtgttcagCCAAGCAGACCAAATGGAACCTCACACAGAAACTTAAGAATGCCTTTCAACTAATGACCCCACATGGTTGTATTAACTACATCTGTGCACTATATAAAGCATCTTCTTAATTTAATTTGGTATTTTTTAATTGTGGCTCCTTTGTGCACCGTAGTGGCAGGGCTGGGGCCCTAGCTGAAGGAGACCCCCAAAATGTCTGGACAGAAATCTCTGTCTTGTCTGGGTTTTGTTAGAGCTATGGATAACAAAATGATACAAAAGATATTTGTTGTCAATGGaataatgatgatgacgatgGTCAGGACAACAGGAATGTGCAGGGAGTGCCCAGACCTCCCTGCATAGAATCCATTATTCTGATGATATAATCAGGATTCATTTACTCAGAAAATAAATTAGCTTTTGATTCCCCACATTCACCAGCCATTtcactgcagcacaacacaaataGTTCAGCTGAGACATATTGTGAGATAATCAACACATTTGTGTATCAGTGAATGAGTCAGCAGACCTGCACACCTAAAATCCCCACCCTCGTCTATGCAGTAGGAcatgtgaaagtgagagagggaggaggagagtgagaaagagacgaggtgaaggagagatgagGGCGTTGATCCAACTTATGACAGCAGACTGCAGGGGAGGAGCCTTGTCCTGGATGACCTCTGCTGGTGCTGCAGCAGGTGATCACTCACTTACAAGctacaacacacatgcacacacacacagatgtaataAGCTTCTGTACtggcatgtgcacacacacgtaccaCCAGAACACAATGGAAtacacatttaaacaaagtcaCACTGACTTTGTGTTCCTCTAGTCAGAGTCCAAGGCAACACACGTACAAACACAGACTTAATGGTAAAATCCACAGCAcaataaacatacaaacacacatgctctcttACACAACTTGGCTCCTTTGCCTCTATTACTGTAACTTTCCTAAATTCCCGAATGGCAACATCATGGCCTTACCTTATTA
Coding sequences within it:
- the kcna2b gene encoding potassium voltage-gated channel subfamily A member 2b, which produces MTVATSDPADEAAAHPGQPHDQYDPEPDHECCERVVINISGLRFETQLKTLSQFPETLLGDPKKRMRYFDPLRNEYFFDRNRPSFDAILYYYQSGGRLRRPVNVTLDIFSEEIRFYELGEEAMEIFREDEGFIKEEERPLPENEFQRQVWLLFEYPESSGPARIIAIISVMVILISIVSFCLETLPVFRNDDEEMYKYSPQSMYNATSTSDSTTYFTDPFFIVETLCIIWFSFEFLVRFFACPSKAGFFGNIMNIIDIVAIIPYFITLGTELAERPEDSQAGQQAMSLAILRVIRLVRVFRIFKLSRHSKGLQILGQTLKASMRELGLLIFFLFIGVILFSSAVYFAEADEPHSQFSSIPEAFWWAVVSMTTVGYGDMVPTTIGGKIVGSLCAIAGVLTIALPVPVIVSNFNYFYHRETEGEEQAQYLNIPSVPKASSADDLKKSGRSGSGSTLSKSDYVEIQEAVNHSTEDFRPEAMKTGNCTLSNTNYVNITKMRTDV